The following coding sequences lie in one Anolis carolinensis isolate JA03-04 unplaced genomic scaffold, rAnoCar3.1.pri scaffold_11, whole genome shotgun sequence genomic window:
- the usp8 gene encoding ubiquitin carboxyl-terminal hydrolase 8 isoform X2: MPAVASVPKDLYLCTSLKDLNKKTEIKPEKTSTKSYVQSALKIFKAAEECRLDRDEEKAYVLYMKYVTVYNLIKKRPDFKQQQDYFHSLLGPTNVKKAIEEAERLSESLKLRYEEAEVRKKLEERERLEEQQLKKQESKDDAKALSKTSSEISSDPKGKNQIVNGERKSSTERKDLPESGAITAEKLFTMMMDKSIKLMIMDARCLKDYQESCIINSVCVPEEAITPGETANLIEAKLPEASKEAWKERGQASYVVLLDWFSSVKDLQLGTPLRSLKDALFKWESKAVLQNEPLVLDGGYENWLLCYPQYTTNAKVIPPQRSKSEAVSVSLDFTYPSLEEPVPPPLPVVHVKPSVVEVTERPETTNDQERKIEAFKPPVSAGSVAVAFKGDSSSPIVPPVPAMKIIPQVDRTKKPSTKIPDGDDKPKADSPVINKPLISNGKVVPDRSKKPPLDTKVSLSEEEKIHIPGEKASQLEKNRQEKELQEEQKEKLKQTKHDQEPTAKEEQEKEGRETLLNEKEQASRGTGDKQEMDKAPKELTDFKKTSKVVTETPEVKKNDSEKTKVTWTPEIQRHKFAEESRASVRGDTVSSKTEIKHQAETQKPGDIREDTEQESEKNKSQREPLTRARSEEMGRIIPGLPAGWAKFLDPITGTFRYYHSPTNTVHMYPPEMTPSATPPSTPPTHKPKPRAADQREREHSKLKRSYSSPDITQAIQEEERKKVTITPTINRENKPVSYPKAEISRLSASQIRNLNPVFGGMGPALTGLRNLGNTCYMNSILQCLCNAPHLADYFNRNYYQVDINRSNFLGHKGEVAEEFGIIMKALWAGQYRYISPKDFKMTIGKINDQFAGYSQQDSQELLLFLMDDLHEDLNKADNRKRYKEENNDDLDDPKAADLAWHKHKQLNESIIVALFQGQFKSTVQCLTCHKKSRTFEAFMYLSLPLASTSKCTLQECFRLFSKEEKLTDNNRFYCSHCKTRRDSLKKIEIWKLPPVLLVHLKRFSYDGRWKQKLQTSVDFPLESLDVSQYVIGPKSNSKRYNLFAVSNHYGGLDGGHYTAYCKNATKQRWYKFDDHEVSEISTSSVKSSAAYILFYTSLEQRALDTAT; the protein is encoded by the exons ATGCCTGCTGTGGCATCTGTACCTAAAGACCTATATCTGTGCACTTCATTGAAAGATCTTAACAAAAAGACAGAAATAAAACCTGAGAAAACCAGTACTAAGAG TTATGTACAGAGTGCTCTTAAGATCTTCAAAGCAGCTGAAGAATGCCGTTTGGATAGAGATGAAGAGAAAGCCTATGTACTTTACATGAAGTATGTGACCGTGTATAATCTTATTAAAAAGAGGCCCGATTTCAAACAACAACAA GATTACTTTCATTCCCTACTTGGACCTACCAATGTTAAAAAAGCTATCGAAGAGGCTGAAAGGCTTTCAGAAAGTCTTAAACTTAG GTATGAAGAGGCAGAAGTGCGGAAGAAACTGGAAGAAAGGGAAAGATTGGAAGAGCAACAGCTGAAAAAACAAGAATCAAAAGATGATGCAAAGGCTTTATCAAAAACATCTTCAGAAATTTCATCAGATCCTAAAGGAAAAAATCAAATA GTCAATGGTGAGAGGAAGAGTTCAACTGAAAGAAAAGATCTGCCTGAAAGTG GAGCAATCACGGCAGAGAAATTGTTTACAATGATGATGGACAAAAGCATCAAGCTGATGATAATGGATGCTCGATGCTTAAAGGATTACCAGGAGTCCTGCATCATAAACTCCGTCTGTGTTCCAGAAGAAGCTATCACTCCAGG AGAAACCGCTAACCTGATTGAAGCTAAGCTCCCAGAGGCTTCTAAAGAGGCATGGAAAGAGAGGGGGCAAGCCAGTTATGTTGTTTTGCTCGACTGGTTTAGTTCGGTAAAGGATTTGCAATTGGGAACACCTTTGCGAAGCCTCAAAGATGCGCTTTTCAAG TGGGAAAGTAAAGCTGTGCTACAGAATGAGCCCTTGGTCTTAGATGGAGGTTATGAGAACTGGCTTCTTTGCTATCCCCAGTATACGACAAATGCCAAAGTCATTCCACCGCAACGCAGCAAGAGCGAAGCGGTTTCTGTTTCTC TGGATTTTACATATCCGTCTTTGGAAGAACCAGTTCCCCCTCCGCTACCTGTTGTTCATGTAAAACCTTCTGTGGTGGAAGTGACAGAGAGACCTGAAACCACAAATGATCAGGAAAGGAAAATAGAGGCATTTAAACCACCAGTTTCTGCTGGCTCAGTTGCTGTTGCTTTTAAGGGCGACAGTTCATCTCCCATTGTCCCGCCAGTACCTGCCATGAAGATTATCCCTCAG GTTGATCGTAcaaaaaagccttcaacaaaaatTCCGGACGGTGATGATAAGCCGAAAGCTGACAGCCCAGTTATTAATAAACCACTTATTTCAAATGGGAAAGTGGTCCCAGACCGCTCCAAGAAGCCACCATTGGATACAAAGGTCAGCCTGAGCGAAGAAGAGAAAATCCACATCCCTGGAGAAAAAGCTTCTCAGCTAGAAAAAAACAGGCAGGAAAAAGAACTGCAGGAAGAACAGAAAGAGAAGTTGAAACAGACAAAGCACGACCAAGAACCAACAGCTAAAGAGGAGCAGGAAAAGGAAGGCCGAGAAACTCTTTTGAACGAAAAAGAACAGGCCAGTAGAGGAACAGGAGACAAGCAAGAGATGGACAAGGCACCAAAAGAATTAACAGACTTTAAAAAGACAAGTAAAGTTGTGACTGAAACTCCTGAAGTGAAAAAAAATGACAGCGAGAAAACAAAGGTGACCTGGACGCCAGAAATCCAGAGGCACAAATTTGCAGAGGAGTCCCGTGCCTCCGTGCGGGGCGACACTGTCTCTAGCAAG ACTGAGATTAAACACCAAGCAGAAACTCAAAAACCAGGAGATATTAGAGAAGATACTGAACAAGAGTctgaaaaaaataaa TCCCAACGGGAACCATTAACAAGAGCACGGAGCGAGGAGATGGGGAGAATTATACCAGGATTGCCTGCTGGCTGGGCTAAA TTTCTTGATCCAATTACCGGGACATTCCGTTACTACCACTCTCCGACCAACACTGTTCATATGTATCCTCCGGAAATGACCCCGTCGGCCACTCCACCTTCTACTCCTCCGACTCATAAACCCAAACCTCGGGCTGCGGATCAGCGGGAGAGAGAGCACTCCAAACTGAAGCGCTCATACTCCTCTCCAGACATAACCCAGGCCAtccaggaggaggagagaaagaaagtcaCCATCACCCCCACCATCAATCGCGAAAATAA aCCAGTAAGCTATCCTAAAGCTGAAATCTCAAGGCTTTCTGCATCTCAGATTCGTAATCTCAACCCTGTATTTGGGGGAATGGGACCAGCGCTCACAGGCCTTCGAAATTTAGGAAATACTTGCTATATGAACTCCATCTTACAATGCCTGTGTAATGCCCCACATCTAGCGGATTACTTCAACAGAAATTATTATCAAGTTGATATCAACAG GTCAAATTTCCTGGGGCACAAAGGTGAGGTGGCAGAGGAGTTTGGCATCATCATGAAAGCCCTCTGGGCTGGACAGTACCGATATATCAGTCCCAAAGACTTCAAGATGACCATTGGGAAGATCAATGACCAATTTGCAGGGTACAGTCAGCAGGACTCTCAAGAGCTGCTCTTGTTTTTAATGGATGACCTCCATGAAGACTTGAATAAA GCCGACAACAGAAAGCGTTacaaagaggaaaacaatgaCGACCTGGATGACCCCAAAGCGGCCGACTTGGCCTGGCACAAGCACAAGCAGCTCAACGAGTCCATTATTGTGGCACTCTTCCAAGGGCAGTTCAAGTCCACAGTGCAGTGCCTGACCTGCCATAAAAAGTCTCGGACCTTCGAGGCCTTTATGTATTTGTCCTTGCCGCTTGCGTCCACTAGCAAATGCACGTTGCAG GAGTGCTTTAGATTGTTCTCCAAAGAAGAAAAACTGACAGATAACAATAGATTTTACTGTAGTCATTGCAAAACCCGAAGAGACTCTTTGAAAAAAATAGAGATCTGGAAGCTGCCTCCTGTGCTTTTAGTTCATTTGAAAAG GTTTTCTTACGATGGACGATGGAAGCAAAAGCTTCAGACATCGGTTGATTTCCCCTTGGAAAGTCTTGACGTGTCGCAATACGTTATTGGCCCAAAGAGTAACTCAAAGAGATACAACCTGTTTGCCGTATCT AACCATTATGGAGGGCTGGACGGAGGGCACTATACCGCCTATTGCAAAAACGCTACCAAACAGCGCTGGTATAAGTTTGACGACCACGAAGTCTCGGAGATCTCCACTTCCTCCGTGAAATCTTCAGCCGCCTATATCCTCTTTTACACATCTCTTGAACAGCGAGCCCTTGATACAgctacataa
- the usp8 gene encoding ubiquitin carboxyl-terminal hydrolase 8 isoform X1 produces the protein MPAVASVPKDLYLCTSLKDLNKKTEIKPEKTSTKSYVQSALKIFKAAEECRLDRDEEKAYVLYMKYVTVYNLIKKRPDFKQQQDYFHSLLGPTNVKKAIEEAERLSESLKLRYEEAEVRKKLEERERLEEQQLKKQESKDDAKALSKTSSEISSDPKGKNQIVNGERKSSTERKDLPESGAITAEKLFTMMMDKSIKLMIMDARCLKDYQESCIINSVCVPEEAITPGETANLIEAKLPEASKEAWKERGQASYVVLLDWFSSVKDLQLGTPLRSLKDALFKWESKAVLQNEPLVLDGGYENWLLCYPQYTTNAKVIPPQRSKSEAVSVSLDFTYPSLEEPVPPPLPVVHVKPSVVEVTERPETTNDQERKIEAFKPPVSAGSVAVAFKGDSSSPIVPPVPAMKIIPQVDRTKKPSTKIPDGDDKPKADSPVINKPLISNGKVVPDRSKKPPLDTKVSLSEEEKIHIPGEKASQLEKNRQEKELQEEQKEKLKQTKHDQEPTAKEEQEKEGRETLLNEKEQASRGTGDKQEMDKAPKELTDFKKTSKVVTETPEVKKNDSEKTKVTWTPEIQRHKFAEESRASVRGDTVSSKQTEIKHQAETQKPGDIREDTEQESEKNKSQREPLTRARSEEMGRIIPGLPAGWAKFLDPITGTFRYYHSPTNTVHMYPPEMTPSATPPSTPPTHKPKPRAADQREREHSKLKRSYSSPDITQAIQEEERKKVTITPTINRENKPVSYPKAEISRLSASQIRNLNPVFGGMGPALTGLRNLGNTCYMNSILQCLCNAPHLADYFNRNYYQVDINRSNFLGHKGEVAEEFGIIMKALWAGQYRYISPKDFKMTIGKINDQFAGYSQQDSQELLLFLMDDLHEDLNKADNRKRYKEENNDDLDDPKAADLAWHKHKQLNESIIVALFQGQFKSTVQCLTCHKKSRTFEAFMYLSLPLASTSKCTLQECFRLFSKEEKLTDNNRFYCSHCKTRRDSLKKIEIWKLPPVLLVHLKRFSYDGRWKQKLQTSVDFPLESLDVSQYVIGPKSNSKRYNLFAVSNHYGGLDGGHYTAYCKNATKQRWYKFDDHEVSEISTSSVKSSAAYILFYTSLEQRALDTAT, from the exons ATGCCTGCTGTGGCATCTGTACCTAAAGACCTATATCTGTGCACTTCATTGAAAGATCTTAACAAAAAGACAGAAATAAAACCTGAGAAAACCAGTACTAAGAG TTATGTACAGAGTGCTCTTAAGATCTTCAAAGCAGCTGAAGAATGCCGTTTGGATAGAGATGAAGAGAAAGCCTATGTACTTTACATGAAGTATGTGACCGTGTATAATCTTATTAAAAAGAGGCCCGATTTCAAACAACAACAA GATTACTTTCATTCCCTACTTGGACCTACCAATGTTAAAAAAGCTATCGAAGAGGCTGAAAGGCTTTCAGAAAGTCTTAAACTTAG GTATGAAGAGGCAGAAGTGCGGAAGAAACTGGAAGAAAGGGAAAGATTGGAAGAGCAACAGCTGAAAAAACAAGAATCAAAAGATGATGCAAAGGCTTTATCAAAAACATCTTCAGAAATTTCATCAGATCCTAAAGGAAAAAATCAAATA GTCAATGGTGAGAGGAAGAGTTCAACTGAAAGAAAAGATCTGCCTGAAAGTG GAGCAATCACGGCAGAGAAATTGTTTACAATGATGATGGACAAAAGCATCAAGCTGATGATAATGGATGCTCGATGCTTAAAGGATTACCAGGAGTCCTGCATCATAAACTCCGTCTGTGTTCCAGAAGAAGCTATCACTCCAGG AGAAACCGCTAACCTGATTGAAGCTAAGCTCCCAGAGGCTTCTAAAGAGGCATGGAAAGAGAGGGGGCAAGCCAGTTATGTTGTTTTGCTCGACTGGTTTAGTTCGGTAAAGGATTTGCAATTGGGAACACCTTTGCGAAGCCTCAAAGATGCGCTTTTCAAG TGGGAAAGTAAAGCTGTGCTACAGAATGAGCCCTTGGTCTTAGATGGAGGTTATGAGAACTGGCTTCTTTGCTATCCCCAGTATACGACAAATGCCAAAGTCATTCCACCGCAACGCAGCAAGAGCGAAGCGGTTTCTGTTTCTC TGGATTTTACATATCCGTCTTTGGAAGAACCAGTTCCCCCTCCGCTACCTGTTGTTCATGTAAAACCTTCTGTGGTGGAAGTGACAGAGAGACCTGAAACCACAAATGATCAGGAAAGGAAAATAGAGGCATTTAAACCACCAGTTTCTGCTGGCTCAGTTGCTGTTGCTTTTAAGGGCGACAGTTCATCTCCCATTGTCCCGCCAGTACCTGCCATGAAGATTATCCCTCAG GTTGATCGTAcaaaaaagccttcaacaaaaatTCCGGACGGTGATGATAAGCCGAAAGCTGACAGCCCAGTTATTAATAAACCACTTATTTCAAATGGGAAAGTGGTCCCAGACCGCTCCAAGAAGCCACCATTGGATACAAAGGTCAGCCTGAGCGAAGAAGAGAAAATCCACATCCCTGGAGAAAAAGCTTCTCAGCTAGAAAAAAACAGGCAGGAAAAAGAACTGCAGGAAGAACAGAAAGAGAAGTTGAAACAGACAAAGCACGACCAAGAACCAACAGCTAAAGAGGAGCAGGAAAAGGAAGGCCGAGAAACTCTTTTGAACGAAAAAGAACAGGCCAGTAGAGGAACAGGAGACAAGCAAGAGATGGACAAGGCACCAAAAGAATTAACAGACTTTAAAAAGACAAGTAAAGTTGTGACTGAAACTCCTGAAGTGAAAAAAAATGACAGCGAGAAAACAAAGGTGACCTGGACGCCAGAAATCCAGAGGCACAAATTTGCAGAGGAGTCCCGTGCCTCCGTGCGGGGCGACACTGTCTCTAGCAAG CAGACTGAGATTAAACACCAAGCAGAAACTCAAAAACCAGGAGATATTAGAGAAGATACTGAACAAGAGTctgaaaaaaataaa TCCCAACGGGAACCATTAACAAGAGCACGGAGCGAGGAGATGGGGAGAATTATACCAGGATTGCCTGCTGGCTGGGCTAAA TTTCTTGATCCAATTACCGGGACATTCCGTTACTACCACTCTCCGACCAACACTGTTCATATGTATCCTCCGGAAATGACCCCGTCGGCCACTCCACCTTCTACTCCTCCGACTCATAAACCCAAACCTCGGGCTGCGGATCAGCGGGAGAGAGAGCACTCCAAACTGAAGCGCTCATACTCCTCTCCAGACATAACCCAGGCCAtccaggaggaggagagaaagaaagtcaCCATCACCCCCACCATCAATCGCGAAAATAA aCCAGTAAGCTATCCTAAAGCTGAAATCTCAAGGCTTTCTGCATCTCAGATTCGTAATCTCAACCCTGTATTTGGGGGAATGGGACCAGCGCTCACAGGCCTTCGAAATTTAGGAAATACTTGCTATATGAACTCCATCTTACAATGCCTGTGTAATGCCCCACATCTAGCGGATTACTTCAACAGAAATTATTATCAAGTTGATATCAACAG GTCAAATTTCCTGGGGCACAAAGGTGAGGTGGCAGAGGAGTTTGGCATCATCATGAAAGCCCTCTGGGCTGGACAGTACCGATATATCAGTCCCAAAGACTTCAAGATGACCATTGGGAAGATCAATGACCAATTTGCAGGGTACAGTCAGCAGGACTCTCAAGAGCTGCTCTTGTTTTTAATGGATGACCTCCATGAAGACTTGAATAAA GCCGACAACAGAAAGCGTTacaaagaggaaaacaatgaCGACCTGGATGACCCCAAAGCGGCCGACTTGGCCTGGCACAAGCACAAGCAGCTCAACGAGTCCATTATTGTGGCACTCTTCCAAGGGCAGTTCAAGTCCACAGTGCAGTGCCTGACCTGCCATAAAAAGTCTCGGACCTTCGAGGCCTTTATGTATTTGTCCTTGCCGCTTGCGTCCACTAGCAAATGCACGTTGCAG GAGTGCTTTAGATTGTTCTCCAAAGAAGAAAAACTGACAGATAACAATAGATTTTACTGTAGTCATTGCAAAACCCGAAGAGACTCTTTGAAAAAAATAGAGATCTGGAAGCTGCCTCCTGTGCTTTTAGTTCATTTGAAAAG GTTTTCTTACGATGGACGATGGAAGCAAAAGCTTCAGACATCGGTTGATTTCCCCTTGGAAAGTCTTGACGTGTCGCAATACGTTATTGGCCCAAAGAGTAACTCAAAGAGATACAACCTGTTTGCCGTATCT AACCATTATGGAGGGCTGGACGGAGGGCACTATACCGCCTATTGCAAAAACGCTACCAAACAGCGCTGGTATAAGTTTGACGACCACGAAGTCTCGGAGATCTCCACTTCCTCCGTGAAATCTTCAGCCGCCTATATCCTCTTTTACACATCTCTTGAACAGCGAGCCCTTGATACAgctacataa
- the usp8 gene encoding ubiquitin carboxyl-terminal hydrolase 8 isoform X3, with the protein MPAVASVPKDLYLCTSLKDLNKKTEIKPEKTSTKSYVQSALKIFKAAEECRLDRDEEKAYVLYMKYVTVYNLIKKRPDFKQQQDYFHSLLGPTNVKKAIEEAERLSESLKLRYEEAEVRKKLEERERLEEQQLKKQESKDDAKALSKTSSEISSDPKGKNQIVNGERKSSTERKDLPESGAITAEKLFTMMMDKSIKLMIMDARCLKDYQESCIINSVCVPEEAITPGETANLIEAKLPEASKEAWKERGQASYVVLLDWFSSVKDLQLGTPLRSLKDALFKWESKAVLQNEPLVLDGGYENWLLCYPQYTTNAKVIPPQRSKSEAVSVSLDFTYPSLEEPVPPPLPVVHVKPSVVEVTERPETTNDQERKIEAFKPPVSAGSVAVAFKGDSSSPIVPPVPAMKIIPQVDRTKKPSTKIPDGDDKPKADSPVINKPLISNGKVVPDRSKKPPLDTKVSLSEEEKIHIPGEKASQLEKNRQEKELQEEQKEKLKQTKHDQEPTAKEEQEKEGRETLLNEKEQASRGTGDKQEMDKAPKELTDFKKTSKVVTETPEVKKNDSEKTKVTWTPEIQRHKFAEESRASVRGDTVSSKSQREPLTRARSEEMGRIIPGLPAGWAKFLDPITGTFRYYHSPTNTVHMYPPEMTPSATPPSTPPTHKPKPRAADQREREHSKLKRSYSSPDITQAIQEEERKKVTITPTINRENKPVSYPKAEISRLSASQIRNLNPVFGGMGPALTGLRNLGNTCYMNSILQCLCNAPHLADYFNRNYYQVDINRSNFLGHKGEVAEEFGIIMKALWAGQYRYISPKDFKMTIGKINDQFAGYSQQDSQELLLFLMDDLHEDLNKADNRKRYKEENNDDLDDPKAADLAWHKHKQLNESIIVALFQGQFKSTVQCLTCHKKSRTFEAFMYLSLPLASTSKCTLQECFRLFSKEEKLTDNNRFYCSHCKTRRDSLKKIEIWKLPPVLLVHLKRFSYDGRWKQKLQTSVDFPLESLDVSQYVIGPKSNSKRYNLFAVSNHYGGLDGGHYTAYCKNATKQRWYKFDDHEVSEISTSSVKSSAAYILFYTSLEQRALDTAT; encoded by the exons ATGCCTGCTGTGGCATCTGTACCTAAAGACCTATATCTGTGCACTTCATTGAAAGATCTTAACAAAAAGACAGAAATAAAACCTGAGAAAACCAGTACTAAGAG TTATGTACAGAGTGCTCTTAAGATCTTCAAAGCAGCTGAAGAATGCCGTTTGGATAGAGATGAAGAGAAAGCCTATGTACTTTACATGAAGTATGTGACCGTGTATAATCTTATTAAAAAGAGGCCCGATTTCAAACAACAACAA GATTACTTTCATTCCCTACTTGGACCTACCAATGTTAAAAAAGCTATCGAAGAGGCTGAAAGGCTTTCAGAAAGTCTTAAACTTAG GTATGAAGAGGCAGAAGTGCGGAAGAAACTGGAAGAAAGGGAAAGATTGGAAGAGCAACAGCTGAAAAAACAAGAATCAAAAGATGATGCAAAGGCTTTATCAAAAACATCTTCAGAAATTTCATCAGATCCTAAAGGAAAAAATCAAATA GTCAATGGTGAGAGGAAGAGTTCAACTGAAAGAAAAGATCTGCCTGAAAGTG GAGCAATCACGGCAGAGAAATTGTTTACAATGATGATGGACAAAAGCATCAAGCTGATGATAATGGATGCTCGATGCTTAAAGGATTACCAGGAGTCCTGCATCATAAACTCCGTCTGTGTTCCAGAAGAAGCTATCACTCCAGG AGAAACCGCTAACCTGATTGAAGCTAAGCTCCCAGAGGCTTCTAAAGAGGCATGGAAAGAGAGGGGGCAAGCCAGTTATGTTGTTTTGCTCGACTGGTTTAGTTCGGTAAAGGATTTGCAATTGGGAACACCTTTGCGAAGCCTCAAAGATGCGCTTTTCAAG TGGGAAAGTAAAGCTGTGCTACAGAATGAGCCCTTGGTCTTAGATGGAGGTTATGAGAACTGGCTTCTTTGCTATCCCCAGTATACGACAAATGCCAAAGTCATTCCACCGCAACGCAGCAAGAGCGAAGCGGTTTCTGTTTCTC TGGATTTTACATATCCGTCTTTGGAAGAACCAGTTCCCCCTCCGCTACCTGTTGTTCATGTAAAACCTTCTGTGGTGGAAGTGACAGAGAGACCTGAAACCACAAATGATCAGGAAAGGAAAATAGAGGCATTTAAACCACCAGTTTCTGCTGGCTCAGTTGCTGTTGCTTTTAAGGGCGACAGTTCATCTCCCATTGTCCCGCCAGTACCTGCCATGAAGATTATCCCTCAG GTTGATCGTAcaaaaaagccttcaacaaaaatTCCGGACGGTGATGATAAGCCGAAAGCTGACAGCCCAGTTATTAATAAACCACTTATTTCAAATGGGAAAGTGGTCCCAGACCGCTCCAAGAAGCCACCATTGGATACAAAGGTCAGCCTGAGCGAAGAAGAGAAAATCCACATCCCTGGAGAAAAAGCTTCTCAGCTAGAAAAAAACAGGCAGGAAAAAGAACTGCAGGAAGAACAGAAAGAGAAGTTGAAACAGACAAAGCACGACCAAGAACCAACAGCTAAAGAGGAGCAGGAAAAGGAAGGCCGAGAAACTCTTTTGAACGAAAAAGAACAGGCCAGTAGAGGAACAGGAGACAAGCAAGAGATGGACAAGGCACCAAAAGAATTAACAGACTTTAAAAAGACAAGTAAAGTTGTGACTGAAACTCCTGAAGTGAAAAAAAATGACAGCGAGAAAACAAAGGTGACCTGGACGCCAGAAATCCAGAGGCACAAATTTGCAGAGGAGTCCCGTGCCTCCGTGCGGGGCGACACTGTCTCTAGCAAG TCCCAACGGGAACCATTAACAAGAGCACGGAGCGAGGAGATGGGGAGAATTATACCAGGATTGCCTGCTGGCTGGGCTAAA TTTCTTGATCCAATTACCGGGACATTCCGTTACTACCACTCTCCGACCAACACTGTTCATATGTATCCTCCGGAAATGACCCCGTCGGCCACTCCACCTTCTACTCCTCCGACTCATAAACCCAAACCTCGGGCTGCGGATCAGCGGGAGAGAGAGCACTCCAAACTGAAGCGCTCATACTCCTCTCCAGACATAACCCAGGCCAtccaggaggaggagagaaagaaagtcaCCATCACCCCCACCATCAATCGCGAAAATAA aCCAGTAAGCTATCCTAAAGCTGAAATCTCAAGGCTTTCTGCATCTCAGATTCGTAATCTCAACCCTGTATTTGGGGGAATGGGACCAGCGCTCACAGGCCTTCGAAATTTAGGAAATACTTGCTATATGAACTCCATCTTACAATGCCTGTGTAATGCCCCACATCTAGCGGATTACTTCAACAGAAATTATTATCAAGTTGATATCAACAG GTCAAATTTCCTGGGGCACAAAGGTGAGGTGGCAGAGGAGTTTGGCATCATCATGAAAGCCCTCTGGGCTGGACAGTACCGATATATCAGTCCCAAAGACTTCAAGATGACCATTGGGAAGATCAATGACCAATTTGCAGGGTACAGTCAGCAGGACTCTCAAGAGCTGCTCTTGTTTTTAATGGATGACCTCCATGAAGACTTGAATAAA GCCGACAACAGAAAGCGTTacaaagaggaaaacaatgaCGACCTGGATGACCCCAAAGCGGCCGACTTGGCCTGGCACAAGCACAAGCAGCTCAACGAGTCCATTATTGTGGCACTCTTCCAAGGGCAGTTCAAGTCCACAGTGCAGTGCCTGACCTGCCATAAAAAGTCTCGGACCTTCGAGGCCTTTATGTATTTGTCCTTGCCGCTTGCGTCCACTAGCAAATGCACGTTGCAG GAGTGCTTTAGATTGTTCTCCAAAGAAGAAAAACTGACAGATAACAATAGATTTTACTGTAGTCATTGCAAAACCCGAAGAGACTCTTTGAAAAAAATAGAGATCTGGAAGCTGCCTCCTGTGCTTTTAGTTCATTTGAAAAG GTTTTCTTACGATGGACGATGGAAGCAAAAGCTTCAGACATCGGTTGATTTCCCCTTGGAAAGTCTTGACGTGTCGCAATACGTTATTGGCCCAAAGAGTAACTCAAAGAGATACAACCTGTTTGCCGTATCT AACCATTATGGAGGGCTGGACGGAGGGCACTATACCGCCTATTGCAAAAACGCTACCAAACAGCGCTGGTATAAGTTTGACGACCACGAAGTCTCGGAGATCTCCACTTCCTCCGTGAAATCTTCAGCCGCCTATATCCTCTTTTACACATCTCTTGAACAGCGAGCCCTTGATACAgctacataa